A single genomic interval of Alistipes provencensis harbors:
- a CDS encoding TatD family hydrolase — MLPYVNIHTHRPTGSGIELHTAGVHPWNADMQEVAALGERLSDAQAVGETGLDFVHGPSREVQFEALRAQLRLARERGLPVVLHCVRAFEPLMRELAACEPRAVIFHGFIGSPEQARQALAKGYFLSFGERAFASPKTLAALRETPLSQLFLETDDSPVPIAEIYARAAEARGIPVEELQRATLANYERIFETQHG; from the coding sequence ATGCTTCCCTATGTCAACATACACACCCACCGTCCGACAGGCTCGGGGATCGAACTCCACACGGCGGGCGTACACCCGTGGAATGCTGACATGCAGGAGGTTGCGGCGCTCGGCGAACGGCTCTCCGACGCGCAGGCCGTGGGTGAAACGGGGCTCGATTTCGTGCACGGTCCCTCGCGCGAGGTGCAGTTCGAGGCGCTGCGCGCCCAGTTGCGGCTGGCCCGCGAGCGGGGGCTTCCGGTAGTGCTCCACTGCGTGAGGGCTTTCGAACCCCTGATGCGCGAGTTGGCGGCGTGCGAACCCCGTGCCGTAATTTTCCACGGCTTCATCGGATCGCCCGAGCAGGCGCGGCAGGCCCTTGCGAAAGGCTATTTCCTCTCGTTCGGCGAACGCGCCTTCGCATCGCCCAAGACGCTTGCGGCGCTGCGCGAAACGCCTCTGTCGCAACTTTTCCTCGAAACGGACGACAGCCCCGTACCGATCGCGGAAATCTATGCCCGGGCGGCCGAAGCGAGGGGAATCCCGGTGGAGGAACTGCAACGGGCGACGCTGGCGAATTACGAACGGATATTTGAAACTCAGCATGGATAA